The following coding sequences are from one Deltaproteobacteria bacterium window:
- a CDS encoding YaeQ family protein, translating into MALTATIRNFKVELADIDRNIYETIEFKLAQHPSEKLDRVVVRVLARALAHEESLEFGRGLSNVEEPALWSKSATGQIELWIDVGAPSATRIHRASKQSKRVCIFSDKNTTGLKKEWGGQRIHQAQDIDLVMFNPSFIVSLAENIDRQNHWMVTITDGYLNVGCNEKSFDCQLEKLTVADFAE; encoded by the coding sequence ATGGCGCTTACGGCCACCATTAGAAATTTTAAGGTTGAGCTCGCGGATATCGACCGCAATATCTACGAAACGATTGAGTTCAAGTTAGCACAGCACCCATCCGAGAAATTGGACCGAGTGGTGGTGCGGGTACTTGCCCGAGCACTCGCTCATGAAGAGAGCTTGGAGTTTGGCCGTGGTTTATCCAATGTGGAGGAACCGGCTCTGTGGAGTAAAAGCGCCACGGGCCAAATTGAGCTTTGGATCGATGTGGGTGCACCGTCGGCCACAAGAATTCACCGGGCCAGCAAGCAATCCAAACGGGTTTGCATCTTCAGCGATAAGAACACCACGGGGCTCAAGAAAGAGTGGGGCGGTCAACGTATCCATCAAGCACAAGACATTGATTTGGTGATGTTTAATCCATCGTTCATAGTGTCTCTGGCCGAGAACATCGATCGTCAGAACCATTGGATGGTAACCATAACCGATGGTTATCTAAACGTTGGGTGCAACGAAAAGAGCTTTGATTGTCAGCTTGAGAAGCTCACGGTGGCTGATTTCGCTGAATGA